A region of Polyangiaceae bacterium DNA encodes the following proteins:
- a CDS encoding FG-GAP repeat protein, whose translation MSKDADGTLYKDELDLNLDGEAGLPTPEAADAYGFAMAWGNFSKSASGLAELVTGAPGRAVGTVKNAGVVQWMRYNPAKSTAPFVDSKSVDRATFGEKPSQWGYFGGALSAGDFDGDGADDLAIGRTGGVHVMTGGGTGAFPLTAKQTLTASTFGVSGSAFPSSLTSGDFNCDGFEDLAIGMGGAEVQGIEAGAVIVAYGGSSGLALPVAGQGGAWQRIDKSMALGAGSPKAADHFGYVLAAGNFNGDSYNGRPCIDLAVASEPRGGLTFGKGGKITKVLNVGAVTIVRGGPGGLTTAGAQHLKQGSMAGGTAIKDLSEVRDQFGQGLAITAADTDGFDDLVVGAWGEDDAAGAAHVLRGSAQGLTGVGQALWRESDLQGTSKAGNAFGQTVGGTANGVLILSAPNETFPGPEIGKADIREAGWVALVRLSDSSPISASTVSPATQATVGGTLTEGGHFGRAVTAARPAFVPASAAQVRFDGTVISAGPAPRLLR comes from the coding sequence GTGTCGAAGGACGCGGACGGGACCCTCTACAAGGACGAGCTCGACCTGAACCTCGACGGGGAGGCGGGGCTTCCAACTCCGGAGGCCGCTGACGCTTACGGTTTCGCCATGGCATGGGGCAACTTCAGCAAGAGCGCGAGCGGGCTGGCGGAGCTCGTCACCGGCGCGCCCGGCAGGGCCGTGGGAACCGTGAAGAACGCCGGCGTGGTGCAGTGGATGCGGTACAACCCTGCCAAGAGCACCGCGCCCTTCGTTGACTCCAAATCGGTCGATCGCGCGACGTTCGGCGAGAAGCCGTCCCAGTGGGGCTACTTTGGCGGCGCCCTCTCTGCCGGCGACTTCGACGGGGACGGCGCGGATGACCTGGCGATTGGACGCACCGGTGGCGTTCACGTGATGACGGGTGGCGGCACTGGTGCTTTCCCGCTCACGGCGAAGCAGACCCTCACCGCGTCCACGTTCGGCGTCAGCGGGTCCGCCTTCCCTTCTTCCTTGACGTCCGGCGATTTCAACTGCGACGGCTTCGAGGACCTGGCGATCGGAATGGGCGGAGCCGAGGTCCAGGGAATCGAGGCCGGAGCGGTGATCGTCGCGTATGGTGGCTCTTCCGGCTTGGCGCTCCCGGTGGCAGGGCAAGGTGGCGCCTGGCAGCGGATCGACAAGTCAATGGCGCTTGGCGCGGGCTCACCCAAGGCAGCCGATCACTTCGGCTACGTGCTCGCGGCGGGGAACTTCAACGGAGACAGCTACAACGGCAGGCCGTGCATCGACCTCGCGGTAGCCTCGGAGCCCAGGGGCGGGCTCACGTTCGGGAAGGGCGGGAAGATCACGAAGGTCTTGAACGTGGGGGCGGTGACCATCGTCCGCGGCGGACCCGGTGGGTTGACCACTGCCGGGGCCCAACACCTGAAACAGGGCAGCATGGCGGGGGGCACGGCGATCAAGGATCTCTCGGAGGTTCGCGATCAGTTTGGCCAAGGGCTGGCAATCACCGCGGCGGACACCGACGGGTTCGACGACCTCGTCGTGGGTGCGTGGGGAGAGGACGACGCTGCCGGCGCGGCGCATGTTCTTCGTGGAAGCGCGCAAGGGCTCACCGGAGTCGGTCAAGCTCTCTGGCGAGAGAGCGACTTGCAGGGCACGTCCAAGGCGGGCAACGCCTTCGGGCAGACCGTCGGCGGGACCGCCAATGGCGTGCTCATCCTCAGCGCCCCGAACGAGACCTTTCCGGGCCCCGAGATCGGCAAGGCCGACATCCGCGAGGCTGGATGGGTCGCGCTCGTACGGCTCTCGGACTCTTCGCCCATCTCGGCGTCAACCGTCTCGCCGGCGACTCAGGCGACCGTCGGCGGAACACTCACCGAGGGCGGACATTTCGGGCGCGCGGTGACCGCAGCCAGGCCGGCGTTCGTTCCCGCGAGCGCCGCGCAGGTCCGCTTCGACGGGACGGTCATCTCGGCTGGACCCGCACCACGCCTGCTTCGCTGA
- a CDS encoding polysaccharide deacetylase family protein — MRRLARVLALSAVAVALPQASARSAPGPVALAPIAERAPSGGEPAAAPAPVPRVVDVAPAGERVALEAPVIVRFDAAVTPGAVAVELLPDVAGDARWLDDRTFSFTPKRWRQGRPQRVKVTTAGAEPVEWTFRARVPMPLAPAPGEGSRLILSFDDGPNDRRQADRLLDRLKELSIRALFFPSGRWAKTRPDWVARARDEGHRVCNHTYSHVNLTAPWMTEARITDEIARGAGDGDCKLFRPPLMGVDARVERTPACRTAPRSGGGPARHRPRSREARGGGAVPHPRERHLRGAAPDGGEAPGGGVRTFLGSGRRPERTCRPE, encoded by the coding sequence GTGCGAAGACTGGCTCGGGTCCTGGCGCTCTCGGCGGTGGCGGTGGCGCTGCCGCAGGCGAGCGCGCGCTCCGCGCCCGGGCCTGTCGCCCTGGCGCCGATCGCAGAGCGCGCCCCCTCGGGCGGCGAGCCCGCGGCCGCCCCCGCTCCCGTACCGCGCGTGGTCGACGTGGCTCCCGCCGGAGAGCGCGTGGCGCTGGAGGCGCCGGTCATCGTGCGCTTCGATGCGGCAGTCACACCGGGAGCGGTCGCCGTCGAGCTCCTCCCCGACGTCGCCGGCGACGCCCGCTGGCTCGACGACCGCACCTTCTCGTTCACGCCGAAGCGCTGGCGCCAGGGACGACCGCAGCGGGTGAAGGTCACGACGGCCGGCGCCGAGCCCGTGGAGTGGACGTTTCGTGCCCGAGTGCCGATGCCGCTGGCGCCCGCGCCCGGCGAAGGCTCACGCCTGATCCTCAGCTTCGACGACGGCCCGAACGACCGGCGCCAGGCCGATCGCCTGCTCGACCGACTGAAGGAGCTGTCGATCCGCGCGCTCTTCTTCCCCTCCGGTCGCTGGGCGAAGACGCGCCCGGACTGGGTGGCGCGCGCGCGCGACGAGGGGCACCGCGTCTGCAACCACACCTACAGTCACGTGAACCTGACGGCGCCGTGGATGACCGAGGCGCGCATCACGGACGAGATCGCGCGGGGCGCGGGGGACGGGGACTGCAAGCTATTCCGCCCGCCGCTGATGGGCGTGGACGCGCGGGTCGAGCGCACGCCAGCCTGCCGCACGGCGCCGAGGTCCGGCGGAGGACCTGCTCGCCACCGTCCTCGGTCGCGCGAAGCCCGAGGCGGTGGTGCTGTTCCACATCCACGCGAGCGCCACCTTCGAGGTGCTGCCCCTGATGGCGGAGAAGCTCCGGGAGGCGGGGTACGTACTTTCCTGGGATCCGGCCGACGCCCCGAACGGACGTGTAGGCCCGAGTAG
- a CDS encoding DUF1962 domain-containing protein, with translation MRLPTSVSVLVLAFLYSCKPGPGSSCDKGEARCVDKKSQLVCQKGSYIQAPCKGPRGCSLTPSGVSCDITGNQPGDVCSTDEEGASACLDPKTKIVCTDGKFVATSCRGPKGCETQDGRPLCDLSIAEPGDACREADKTKACSVDGKQYLACKAGKMTLEFQCLGPNGCKSDGGKLSCDMSVARDKDPCTAEMEGKHACNLDKSSIVVCKGGKFVIDEECKSGTSCNAEGSIRCEKPGKK, from the coding sequence ATGCGCCTGCCCACCTCCGTCTCGGTCCTCGTCCTCGCCTTCCTGTACAGCTGCAAGCCCGGCCCGGGCAGCTCCTGCGACAAGGGCGAAGCGCGCTGCGTCGACAAGAAGAGCCAGCTCGTCTGCCAGAAGGGCAGCTACATCCAGGCGCCCTGCAAGGGACCGCGGGGCTGCAGCCTGACGCCGAGCGGCGTGTCCTGCGACATCACCGGCAATCAGCCGGGCGACGTGTGCTCGACGGACGAGGAGGGCGCCTCCGCCTGCCTCGATCCGAAGACCAAGATCGTGTGCACGGACGGGAAGTTCGTGGCCACGAGCTGCCGCGGCCCGAAGGGCTGCGAGACCCAAGACGGGCGACCGCTGTGCGATCTGTCCATCGCCGAGCCGGGCGACGCCTGCCGGGAGGCCGACAAGACCAAGGCCTGTAGCGTGGACGGCAAGCAGTACCTGGCCTGCAAGGCCGGGAAGATGACCCTCGAGTTCCAGTGCCTGGGCCCGAACGGCTGCAAGTCCGACGGCGGTAAGCTCTCGTGCGACATGTCGGTCGCCCGCGACAAGGACCCCTGCACCGCCGAGATGGAGGGCAAACACGCCTGCAACCTCGACAAGAGCAGCATCGTGGTGTGCAAGGGCGGAAAATTCGTGATCGACGAAGAGTGCAAGAGCGGCACCAGCTGCAACGCCGAGGGCAGCATTCGGTGCGAGAAGCCGGGGAAGAAGTAG
- a CDS encoding NAD(P)-dependent alcohol dehydrogenase — MKAVVVSGGFGLENLRVEERPDPEPGPGEVVLRMGAVSLNYRDLLMVRGSYNPRQPLPLVPASDGVGTVVAAGAGVTRVKVGDRVCPIFATGWLAGEPARDKLRTTLGGPLDGTLAELFKVGAEAVVKIPAFLSDVEAACLPCAGVTAWSALVTHGALSAGDTLLALGTGGVSIFGLQLAKTLGARVLITSSSDDKLERARELGADALINYRRDPEWGRAARDLTDGRGVDHVLEVGGAATFGHSLKAVRPGGTISIIGNLGGGSTELNLLGVLMQNIRLQGVIVGHRESFEALVRAVAQNELHPVVDRVFGFDEVGKALEHMASGNHFGKICIDIAARR; from the coding sequence ATGAAAGCGGTCGTCGTCTCCGGTGGCTTCGGGCTCGAGAACCTGCGCGTGGAGGAGCGGCCCGATCCCGAGCCGGGGCCCGGCGAGGTGGTGCTGCGCATGGGCGCGGTGTCGCTCAACTACCGCGATTTGCTGATGGTGCGCGGCAGCTACAACCCGCGGCAGCCGTTGCCGCTCGTGCCCGCTTCGGATGGCGTCGGGACCGTGGTCGCGGCCGGAGCGGGCGTGACGCGTGTCAAGGTCGGCGATCGGGTCTGCCCGATCTTCGCCACCGGCTGGCTCGCCGGCGAGCCTGCCCGCGACAAGCTCCGAACCACGCTGGGCGGTCCCCTGGACGGCACCCTGGCGGAGCTGTTCAAGGTGGGCGCGGAGGCCGTGGTGAAGATCCCGGCTTTCCTCTCCGACGTCGAGGCCGCCTGCTTGCCGTGCGCGGGGGTGACGGCGTGGAGCGCGCTGGTCACCCACGGCGCGCTGTCTGCCGGCGACACGCTGCTCGCGCTCGGGACCGGCGGTGTGTCGATCTTCGGGCTACAGCTCGCCAAGACCCTGGGCGCGCGGGTGCTGATCACGAGCTCCAGCGACGACAAGCTGGAGCGGGCCCGAGAGCTCGGCGCAGACGCGCTGATCAACTACCGGCGCGATCCGGAGTGGGGAAGAGCGGCGCGCGACCTGACCGATGGTCGAGGCGTCGATCACGTGCTCGAGGTCGGCGGCGCCGCCACCTTCGGCCACTCGCTCAAGGCCGTGCGCCCCGGGGGCACCATCAGCATCATCGGGAACCTGGGCGGCGGCTCCACGGAGCTCAACTTGCTCGGCGTGCTGATGCAGAACATCCGCCTGCAAGGCGTGATCGTCGGGCATCGCGAGTCGTTCGAGGCGCTCGTGCGCGCGGTGGCGCAGAACGAGCTTCACCCCGTGGTCGATCGAGTGTTCGGCTTCGACGAAGTGGGCAAGGCTCTCGAGCACATGGCCTCGGGCAACCACTTCGGCAAGATCTGCATCGACATCGCGGCGCGGCGCTGA
- a CDS encoding PHP domain-containing protein: MTAEYRVSDEHDAPMPARLVVRGVAPTVNPDLGPYHLAAGAANVACTATGTGSLELPPGRYSVLATRGPEFDLVESVMDVSATEGATFRARLSRVVDTRGWIAADLHLHADPSGDSEVPLPDRVTSLLAEGIELAAATDHNHVTDYAPAVRELGADKQLSTLTGIEVTTRDWGHFNAYPYPPSASLPPASEAAPRELLAWLRATAPGALLQVNHPRMGDIGYFNQIALDPSGNSSKSSASLDFDLIEVWNGFDLANLSVLDDVLGEWMRLIANGRRFTAVGNSDSHRIVYQWAGYPRTYVLGDDQRPGGVDWNEAAASLRAGRALVTSGPFIELKVNGEPLGALVKADQGSVGIELEVRAPPWIEVERAELLLDGQLALHVDKSSPEQAVSTTPRARLRFVGSLPVSRDSFLVVVVRGTSTLERVLPGTNVVPVAFTNPVFVDADGDGSFAPQPSSRDKKE; encoded by the coding sequence TTGACCGCCGAGTATCGCGTCAGCGACGAGCACGACGCTCCGATGCCCGCGCGGCTGGTGGTGCGGGGAGTGGCGCCGACGGTGAACCCGGACCTCGGCCCCTACCACCTGGCGGCAGGCGCAGCGAACGTGGCTTGCACGGCGACCGGCACGGGCTCGCTCGAGCTCCCACCCGGGCGCTACTCGGTGCTCGCGACGCGAGGACCCGAGTTCGACTTGGTCGAGTCGGTGATGGACGTCTCGGCCACCGAGGGAGCCACCTTCCGCGCGCGTCTGTCCCGGGTCGTCGACACCCGCGGTTGGATCGCGGCGGATCTGCACCTGCACGCCGACCCGAGCGGCGACTCGGAGGTGCCCCTGCCGGATAGGGTCACGTCGCTCCTCGCGGAGGGCATCGAGCTAGCGGCTGCCACGGACCACAACCACGTCACGGACTACGCGCCGGCGGTGCGAGAGCTCGGCGCCGACAAGCAACTCTCGACGCTCACCGGCATCGAGGTCACGACCCGCGACTGGGGTCACTTCAACGCCTACCCGTATCCGCCGAGCGCTTCGCTCCCACCGGCGAGCGAGGCGGCGCCGCGGGAGCTGCTCGCCTGGCTCCGGGCCACGGCGCCCGGAGCGTTGCTCCAGGTAAACCACCCGCGCATGGGGGACATCGGCTACTTCAACCAGATCGCGCTCGACCCGAGCGGGAATTCCTCGAAGTCGAGCGCCTCCCTCGACTTCGATCTGATCGAGGTCTGGAACGGCTTCGATCTGGCGAACCTCTCGGTGCTGGACGACGTGCTCGGGGAGTGGATGCGGCTGATCGCGAACGGACGGCGCTTCACCGCGGTGGGCAACTCGGACTCGCACCGCATCGTCTACCAGTGGGCGGGCTACCCGCGCACCTACGTGCTCGGTGACGATCAGCGGCCCGGCGGTGTGGACTGGAACGAGGCGGCGGCGTCGCTGCGGGCGGGACGCGCGCTGGTGACGAGCGGACCGTTCATCGAGCTGAAGGTGAACGGCGAGCCCCTCGGCGCGCTGGTGAAGGCCGACCAAGGGAGCGTCGGCATCGAGCTCGAGGTGCGCGCTCCGCCCTGGATCGAGGTCGAGCGAGCGGAGCTCTTGCTCGACGGCCAGCTCGCGTTGCACGTGGACAAGAGCTCACCCGAGCAGGCGGTCAGCACCACCCCACGCGCGCGGCTGCGCTTCGTCGGCAGCTTGCCTGTCAGTCGGGACTCGTTCCTCGTGGTGGTGGTGCGCGGAACCTCGACGCTGGAGCGCGTGCTGCCGGGGACGAACGTCGTGCCCGTCGCCTTCACCAACCCGGTCTTCGTCGACGCCGACGGCGATGGAAGCTTCGCGCCTCAGCCCTCGAGCCGCGACAAGAAGGAGTAG
- a CDS encoding trypsin-like peptidase domain-containing protein produces the protein MFLVGSRRSWLPRTRLALVALVLSACGGGSAPAGPRTANDSSQKAKTGDEKPGAGGRHVIPKGERVPSDKLVDRRTSRAVADDTIGVVTNKRAKPPKTSAEVYKAAAPATVIIRAGGGLGSGVIIDPDGWVLTNHHVVAQGEQSEFKTKVTVVLGKLSATSGGMIRQKKEYEAFVHKSDKLRDIALLKIVDPPGKLPTISLAKDNPQPGQQVIALGHAGAGMLWALKAGEISAMGKLSEQLATLAQFKDDKAGHEAEDKFKKYLDERNLGLVIQSTCNILPGDSGGPLLTKSGELIGLNAFSNQDPRTGGLLSFHVHKSELAAFMKDRPARPARLVPDPWKDGGGDASYEDVDLDGRVDALVLEGRRACSFCPRQSVAVFFDVDQDTYRGVTNLPPLSETYQKQKFDAELVYLQVERDTFLWYDTDNDGKLDLLIHDPGSTGRSAGAYRIKKDGDFEKDDAASAGRDVRSALLKDGALQASLQRIANAAFPQHYVEAGSAANDTLPEPVGRTGKASLSDLDYDGQIDSVRVDSAFSYRLLLDVDRNSVGALPKEFNLATSTSKIDAEVAVVSQANHMWTWYDTDDDGRFDLVLHSPGARLYVATDAWRVDASGARTPAPEQVGRKLVRADLLGSPSQASALRALVSKGFLTILSAPSDGGIGSFPEPIADHRGATYELLDVKGATKSVVMVYAQGSDGYLVDLDGNSLRDKPAKPKDLPKLAESGKLDLEFAYFQRNGLAWSYYDVDDKKGYDIVLYSSDPRGGKADLGYRIDAAGKVSLDSPARWRSATACLTRSAWRLRWPSAARWR, from the coding sequence ATGTTTCTCGTCGGTTCTCGGCGCTCCTGGCTCCCCCGCACGCGCCTCGCGCTCGTCGCTCTCGTGCTCTCCGCCTGTGGTGGCGGCTCCGCGCCGGCGGGCCCTCGGACGGCCAACGACTCGTCCCAGAAGGCCAAGACCGGCGACGAGAAGCCCGGCGCGGGCGGGCGTCACGTCATTCCGAAGGGCGAGCGCGTGCCGAGCGACAAACTCGTCGATCGGCGCACCAGCCGGGCGGTCGCGGACGACACCATCGGTGTGGTCACCAACAAGCGGGCCAAGCCGCCGAAGACCTCCGCCGAGGTCTACAAGGCGGCCGCCCCCGCAACGGTGATCATCCGCGCCGGCGGGGGTCTCGGCAGCGGCGTCATCATCGATCCCGACGGTTGGGTGCTCACCAACCACCACGTCGTCGCCCAGGGCGAGCAGTCGGAGTTCAAGACCAAGGTCACCGTCGTGCTCGGCAAGCTCAGCGCGACGAGCGGCGGCATGATCCGGCAGAAGAAGGAGTACGAGGCCTTCGTTCACAAGTCGGACAAGCTGCGCGACATCGCGCTGCTCAAGATCGTGGACCCGCCCGGGAAGCTGCCCACGATCAGCCTGGCCAAGGACAACCCGCAGCCCGGACAGCAGGTGATCGCCCTCGGGCACGCCGGCGCCGGCATGCTCTGGGCGCTGAAGGCCGGGGAGATCTCCGCGATGGGCAAGCTGAGCGAGCAGCTCGCCACCCTGGCTCAGTTCAAGGACGACAAGGCCGGGCACGAGGCCGAGGACAAGTTCAAGAAGTACCTGGACGAGCGCAACCTCGGCCTGGTGATCCAGTCCACCTGCAACATCTTGCCGGGTGACAGCGGTGGGCCGTTGCTCACGAAGAGCGGCGAGCTGATCGGCCTGAACGCCTTCAGCAACCAGGACCCGCGCACCGGCGGTCTGCTCAGCTTCCACGTGCACAAGTCCGAGCTCGCTGCGTTCATGAAGGACCGCCCGGCGCGGCCCGCGCGGCTGGTGCCCGACCCCTGGAAGGACGGCGGCGGCGACGCGAGCTACGAGGACGTGGACCTCGACGGGCGCGTGGACGCTTTGGTGCTCGAGGGCCGGCGCGCCTGCAGCTTCTGTCCGCGCCAGAGCGTCGCGGTGTTCTTCGACGTCGATCAGGACACGTACCGCGGGGTCACCAACCTGCCGCCGCTGAGCGAGACCTACCAGAAGCAGAAGTTCGACGCGGAGCTGGTGTACCTACAGGTCGAGCGCGACACCTTCCTCTGGTACGACACGGACAACGACGGGAAGCTCGACCTGCTGATCCACGACCCGGGCTCGACCGGGCGCTCGGCGGGGGCCTACCGCATCAAGAAGGACGGCGACTTCGAGAAGGACGACGCGGCGAGCGCGGGACGCGACGTGCGCAGCGCGCTGCTCAAGGACGGCGCGCTCCAAGCCAGCCTTCAGCGCATCGCCAACGCCGCCTTCCCTCAGCACTACGTCGAGGCCGGCTCCGCTGCCAACGACACGCTCCCGGAGCCCGTCGGCCGTACCGGCAAGGCGTCGCTCAGCGATCTCGACTACGACGGACAGATCGACTCCGTGCGCGTGGACTCCGCGTTCAGCTACCGGCTGCTCTTGGACGTGGACAGAAACAGCGTCGGGGCGCTGCCCAAGGAGTTCAACCTGGCGACCTCGACCTCCAAGATCGACGCCGAGGTCGCCGTCGTGTCCCAGGCGAACCACATGTGGACCTGGTACGACACGGACGACGACGGCCGCTTCGACCTCGTCCTGCACTCTCCGGGCGCGCGGCTCTACGTCGCGACGGACGCCTGGCGGGTGGACGCGAGCGGCGCGAGGACCCCGGCGCCCGAGCAGGTGGGTCGCAAGCTCGTTCGCGCCGATTTGCTCGGCTCACCGTCGCAGGCGTCGGCGCTCCGGGCCCTGGTGAGCAAGGGCTTCCTCACCATCTTGAGCGCGCCGTCCGACGGCGGCATCGGCTCGTTCCCCGAGCCCATCGCCGATCACCGCGGCGCGACCTACGAGCTCCTGGACGTCAAGGGCGCGACGAAATCGGTGGTCATGGTCTACGCCCAGGGCAGCGACGGTTACCTGGTCGATCTCGACGGCAACAGCCTGCGCGACAAGCCCGCGAAGCCCAAGGACCTGCCGAAGCTGGCGGAGAGCGGCAAGCTCGACCTCGAGTTCGCGTACTTCCAGCGCAACGGCCTGGCCTGGTCCTACTACGACGTGGACGACAAGAAGGGCTACGACATCGTGCTCTACTCGTCGGACCCCCGCGGCGGAAAGGCGGATCTGGGCTATCGCATCGACGCTGCCGGCAAGGTCTCGCTCGACTCGCCCGCGCGCTGGCGGTCAGCCACAGCCTGTCTGACCAGAAGCGCCTGGAGGCTTCGCTGGCCTTCGGCAGCGCGCTGGCGATGA
- a CDS encoding GMC family oxidoreductase, translating to MIRQGAELLREGRDVSESADVCVIGSGCGGASLAAWLAEQGRSVVLVEQGGYYTKEDFDQREVNMLAKIDGGRGLHASEDVSVSLTYGNNVGGASVHYWADSYRTPPDRLLEWRDEFGIQGHSAEALAPHFAEIERDLNVFPATDAYANKMNVLVERGARALGWHVERVPQARKACRASGHCMQGCSYDAKQSQLVTYVPRALAAGALLYADLRAERFEFRGRRADTLVGRVLDRATGRPGGPVVRIQARAFVVSAGGYGTPDLLLRQGLKDSLPALGEHLFVNPCPMAHALFDEDIIQWRNIPAAWGIEEFRLARYQGARRVFGRPATSAYVEGGYLFMPNQLQPAMLAAVLPGFGRKHGELMRKLSKLGGTICWIDDVEPGRMRVDSGRRRIEIPLSGGNGERLRDAWKKQAELLFAVGAKQVLFGDAEDTRIESPSQIEAAVRQLSIRPGRNVLAAPHPGGGARMGSSARDSVVGYDHRVHGTDNLFVSDPSVFPSPPSVDPSLTILAFSRVAAGAVAAALP from the coding sequence GTGATCCGGCAGGGAGCGGAGCTCTTGCGCGAGGGCCGCGACGTGAGCGAGAGCGCCGACGTTTGTGTGATCGGCTCCGGCTGCGGCGGGGCGTCGCTGGCCGCGTGGCTCGCGGAGCAAGGCCGCTCCGTGGTGCTCGTCGAGCAGGGCGGGTACTACACCAAGGAGGACTTCGATCAGCGCGAGGTCAACATGCTCGCGAAGATCGACGGCGGCCGCGGGCTGCACGCCAGCGAGGACGTGTCGGTGTCGCTCACCTACGGCAACAACGTCGGCGGGGCGAGCGTTCACTACTGGGCGGACAGCTACCGGACGCCTCCGGATCGGCTGCTGGAGTGGCGCGACGAGTTCGGCATCCAAGGCCACAGCGCCGAGGCCCTGGCGCCGCACTTCGCGGAGATCGAGCGGGACCTCAACGTGTTTCCCGCCACCGATGCCTACGCGAACAAGATGAACGTGCTGGTCGAGCGCGGCGCGCGCGCCCTGGGCTGGCACGTGGAGCGGGTGCCACAGGCCCGAAAGGCCTGCCGCGCCAGCGGCCACTGCATGCAGGGCTGCTCCTACGACGCCAAGCAGAGCCAGCTCGTCACCTACGTCCCGCGCGCCCTCGCCGCCGGTGCGCTCCTCTACGCCGACCTCCGGGCGGAGCGCTTCGAATTCCGAGGGCGCCGCGCCGACACGCTCGTGGGGCGGGTGCTCGACCGCGCGACCGGGCGACCCGGAGGCCCGGTGGTGCGCATCCAAGCGCGCGCGTTCGTGGTCTCGGCGGGAGGCTACGGGACGCCCGACCTGCTCCTGCGCCAGGGCTTGAAAGACAGCCTGCCGGCCCTCGGCGAGCACCTGTTCGTGAACCCCTGCCCGATGGCGCACGCGCTGTTCGACGAAGACATCATCCAGTGGCGCAACATCCCCGCCGCCTGGGGCATCGAGGAGTTCCGCCTCGCTCGCTACCAGGGTGCCCGGCGCGTGTTCGGCCGGCCCGCGACCAGCGCCTACGTCGAGGGCGGCTACCTGTTCATGCCCAATCAGCTCCAGCCGGCCATGCTCGCGGCGGTGCTCCCGGGGTTCGGACGCAAGCACGGCGAGCTGATGCGCAAGCTGAGCAAGCTCGGCGGCACCATCTGCTGGATCGACGACGTCGAGCCGGGCCGAATGCGCGTCGACTCGGGGCGGCGCCGCATCGAGATCCCGCTCTCGGGTGGCAACGGCGAGCGCCTGCGCGACGCCTGGAAGAAACAGGCCGAGCTCCTGTTCGCCGTCGGCGCCAAGCAGGTCCTGTTCGGCGACGCCGAGGACACCCGCATCGAGAGCCCGAGCCAGATCGAGGCGGCGGTGCGGCAGCTCTCGATACGACCGGGCCGCAACGTGCTCGCCGCGCCGCACCCCGGCGGCGGCGCGCGCATGGGCTCGAGCGCGCGGGACTCGGTGGTCGGCTACGACCACCGCGTGCACGGCACGGACAACCTGTTCGTGTCCGATCCGAGCGTGTTCCCCAGCCCGCCCAGCGTGGATCCGAGCCTGACCATCCTGGCCTTCAGCCGCGTGGCTGCGGGCGCCGTCGCCGCGGCGCTGCCATGA